Part of the Candidatus Kryptoniota bacterium genome is shown below.
CGCCTGAGTTGATGACGTCCCTCAAGAAATGTGTAATGACCAGTCCCGGCAACTCCGCGTCCAGGTTCGAGAAATCGTGGAGTGTGAAACGCGGTCCAATCGCGGGAACAAGAAAATAACCGACGTAAGATGTATAGAAGCCGTACATAAGCACGAATAAGAAAAAGATGAATCCTTCTTCATTGCGGTCTCTTAAAAGATCGAACCCGAGAATTACCCACATAAGGTAGAAGCTGCTGTAACAGATCTGCAGGAACTCTGTAAGCCCGGGAGTTGCGATACGATCCAGATAAGCTGTGGGGTCAGTCCCGAAAATTGTCTTGTCGAGTCCAATCAGTAGATAATCCAGATCGTGTGGGTTGATCGGATGAACCATTAAGTACAATTCCTTGAAAGTCAGAAAGATCAGGGGAAGGGAATACCACTGAACTATGAATCTCACAATTGAGTTGTGATGCGTGGCGTCATAATCAACGATTGCAATTATCGCTACCCCCACAGTGATATTAGCAAGCACTATTGCCAGAAACATTTCGATCCGCGCGTGGAATATGATCGCCACGATAGAAATTCCGGCTAATCCGATCAGGTTTAACTTATCGAGCGAGCGCAATTCAGATAATTTCAACTTTTTTCTCCAGGCTCTCGAATAGACTGTAGATCTCTTCCGGCGAAAAAGTTTCGACTCTTCTGGTCTTCCACTTTTCGTCCAGGGCATTTGCCGCAGGTTTTCCATAGTAATGTGAAACGAAATGTCTGAACATCTTTCTGCGCATTCCAAATGCTCTCTTTACAAATGTCACGAATTCCTTTTCGGTAGCGATCGCCCTGCGTTTTCCAAATGAGATCCTGATAACTCTCGAATTGACCCTTGGCATTGGTCGGAAGCATGTGGGAGGCACAAGGAACAGTTTCTCAACGTCTGCAACAAGCTGAAGCCGGATTGAAAGTGCGCCATATTCTTTTCCTCCCGACTTTGCGGAGAGTCTCGCCGCAACTTCATCCTGCACCATCAACACGGCAGAGTAGATCCTGTCACGCTCGTCCACAAGCTTGGAAACGATTTCGCTGGTGAGATTGTAAGGAATGTTCCCGATTACCTTGATAGGCGCTTCCGTAATCGGAAAATCATATTCGAGAAAGTCTCCCTGGATCGCTTTAACATTTTGGTTGAGCCGAAAACTGGTTGCCAGTCCCGCGGCAAGTTCATCGTCCTTTTCTATTGTCTCGATCCTGATTCCCCGTTCAGCCAGGATGCGAGTGAGTGCCCCTTTGCCCGGCCCGATCTCCACTACAAAATCATTCTCTTCCGGCGACAGGGCGTCGACGATTTTCGCGGCGATATTCATATCCATCAGAAAATTCTGGCCGAGCGATTTCTTCGGGATGTGGCGCTTCACCGGAGTGTCATCAAGAGGTTTAGGGTAATGTGACGGAGCGATGATTAGTAACGCCTATCACCTTGAGAGTAATACGTATTGCGGCTGGCTCGTGCGAGTCCCTGCTATTTTTCCGCCGAGTGCCACGATAGTGAAACGTGCGTCCGAAGTAGTGCCGCCCGCAACCAGTCCGAGTGAAAGTCCGCCGTCGGCATTTGGAGTCAAGTCCGGGTAAAGCGTCTTGAGGTGCGACCCAACCTGAGTGCTCACGGGCGGATAGATTCTCATCGTGAGTTTATAATCCAGTGTGCCGTCGAACCCGTGCCAGCCGTCAAGCCTGAAGTCGAACGGCTTCCCGTACGAAACCAGCCTGTTAAGATATACCCTGCCGTCTGTGATGTCGAAATTGAAATTTGAACTCGCGACCTTCACGGAATCTCTTCCGTCCGCTCCAAGGAAGGTGTATAGTTTGTTCAAAACCGAGTAGTCTTTGATGATCGCGTTTGAAATCTTCAGCGCGCCCTTTCCGCCTAATGTCGCTAGGTCGACTTTTCCGGAATCGTCATACACGCCGTTCAACGCGATCAATCCGGCACCGGCGCCTCCGGAAACGTCGACCCTCCCGAGATACCTTCGGATCAGCCCTCCAAAATTTGAAGTCGAAACGCGGGTCCTTATGCTGAAGGTCGTCTTGTCCTCCTGGCTGTAATCGCTCCAGCCGGATACGGAGAAGTTTCCGCTGGAGGATGAGTAGTCCATTTTGTTGAGTCTGACGAAATAGTCGAGAAGATCGACGTTGCCGGTCACTCTCGAGAGAGTGTCAAAAGGGAGAACGCATTTGCCGATCGAGAAGAGGAGCGAGACGTTCGCTGTCGGGAGCCAGCCGAGTGACCCCCTGCCTAGGTTGAAATTCAAATGGGGGAGTAAGCCGATGGTGCTGAACGTCCGTGACAATACGCTCAATTTTAATGACGGCATTATCGCACCTCTGCCCAGGAAGACGCTTTGGTAGTTTGTCATTGTTCCGCTCAGAACCAGATCGCTTGCACCGAGACGAACGAGCATCTTGTTGATCGTCGCGCGATTATCGCGAATCGATATGCTCCCATCGACCTCACCTCTGTAAAGTGTATCGATGCCGACTGGTATCTGGGCCAGGGCATTTTCAAATACAACTAAACCGCTCGCTTTCGTATTTTTCACGCTCCCGCCGTAATTCAGATTGTATTTTGCTCTGATAGAACCGGAGAACCGATTATCGTTCGAGATCTCGAGACTGTGTGCGAGTTTTC
Proteins encoded:
- a CDS encoding phosphatase PAP2 family protein, translated to MKLSELRSLDKLNLIGLAGISIVAIIFHARIEMFLAIVLANITVGVAIIAIVDYDATHHNSIVRFIVQWYSLPLIFLTFKELYLMVHPINPHDLDYLLIGLDKTIFGTDPTAYLDRIATPGLTEFLQICYSSFYLMWVILGFDLLRDRNEEGFIFFLFVLMYGFYTSYVGYFLVPAIGPRFTLHDFSNLDAELPGLVITHFLRDVINSGESIRNVAEAAVHAQRDCFPSGHTEMTIITIAAAIKYRAKSAMVIIPLGAGLIFATVYMRYHYAVDVIAGVLFAILVLSTGGWLRSKLERKRGSEFPEVN
- the rsmA gene encoding 16S rRNA (adenine(1518)-N(6)/adenine(1519)-N(6))-dimethyltransferase RsmA yields the protein MKRHIPKKSLGQNFLMDMNIAAKIVDALSPEENDFVVEIGPGKGALTRILAERGIRIETIEKDDELAAGLATSFRLNQNVKAIQGDFLEYDFPITEAPIKVIGNIPYNLTSEIVSKLVDERDRIYSAVLMVQDEVAARLSAKSGGKEYGALSIRLQLVADVEKLFLVPPTCFRPMPRVNSRVIRISFGKRRAIATEKEFVTFVKRAFGMRRKMFRHFVSHYYGKPAANALDEKWKTRRVETFSPEEIYSLFESLEKKVEII
- a CDS encoding AsmA-like C-terminal region-containing protein, which encodes MAFALIGTLILIVVVSSRLIFSSDRLSALVLPQISRLLNRDVSAEQVELSFFPTIGIRITGFRVSNPDYRKFDSPYLLDAKAVVIDAKILPLLKNRLEINNVIFYSPTIFIEENQRGRLNTEQLLSETFYRENRNIRGSLSSLLLSNFEISNGNIIWYNGRTGISAKFLNIDFASKIKTVVEENKLVLNSRLNVERFELWKDNSNLYNGTRINASSKLDYDTRHDQVHIESDHLSVFGIELHSSVYLAFYPQTQISFYTASTDSSARSLFGFLPELLQNQVIEESIKGKLSLKFRYELNGSTPEADLYAHLKNFRAELRSGDTLSVGDLDTHYSLQNDSSAFRLYMPGAVLGENYASLNLVLSPPQFATIQLLVNVELRKLAHSLEISNDNRFSGSIRAKYNLNYGGSVKNTKASGLVVFENALAQIPVGIDTLYRGEVDGSISIRDNRATINKMLVRLGASDLVLSGTMTNYQSVFLGRGAIMPSLKLSVLSRTFSTIGLLPHLNFNLGRGSLGWLPTANVSLLFSIGKCVLPFDTLSRVTGNVDLLDYFVRLNKMDYSSSSGNFSVSGWSDYSQEDKTTFSIRTRVSTSNFGGLIRRYLGRVDVSGGAGAGLIALNGVYDDSGKVDLATLGGKGALKISNAIIKDYSVLNKLYTFLGADGRDSVKVASSNFNFDITDGRVYLNRLVSYGKPFDFRLDGWHGFDGTLDYKLTMRIYPPVSTQVGSHLKTLYPDLTPNADGGLSLGLVAGGTTSDARFTIVALGGKIAGTRTSQPQYVLLSR